A window of Clostridium botulinum BKT015925 contains these coding sequences:
- the dapD gene encoding 2,3,4,5-tetrahydropyridine-2,6-dicarboxylate N-acetyltransferase — MNYDLTNPYEIARYIKEAKKSTPLKVYVDGNLKDCKFDNIECYGDNNFYILFGESVEVLEFLDKNKTLITKYKIEQDRRNSAIPMLDTKHIDARIEPGAIIRDMVSIGKNAVIMMGAVINIGCEIGEGTMVDMNAVLGARAKLGKNVHLGAGAVVAGVLEPPSKSPCEIEDNVLIGANAVILEGVRVGKNSVVAAGSVVVEDIPENVVVAGSPAKIIKTVDSKTKDKTKLMDDLRK, encoded by the coding sequence ATGAATTACGATTTAACAAATCCATACGAAATTGCAAGGTACATAAAAGAAGCAAAAAAATCTACTCCACTTAAAGTATATGTAGATGGAAATCTTAAAGATTGTAAATTTGATAATATAGAATGCTACGGTGACAATAACTTCTACATATTATTTGGTGAAAGTGTAGAAGTATTAGAGTTTTTGGATAAAAACAAAACATTAATAACAAAATATAAAATAGAACAAGATAGAAGAAATTCAGCTATACCAATGCTTGATACAAAACATATAGATGCTAGAATTGAACCTGGTGCAATCATTAGGGATATGGTTTCAATCGGCAAAAATGCTGTTATAATGATGGGAGCTGTAATAAACATAGGATGTGAAATTGGCGAAGGTACAATGGTAGATATGAACGCTGTACTAGGCGCTCGTGCGAAATTAGGTAAAAATGTTCACCTAGGAGCTGGTGCAGTAGTTGCAGGTGTTCTAGAACCACCTAGTAAATCACCATGTGAAATTGAAGATAATGTTTTAATAGGTGCTAATGCCGTTATACTTGAAGGTGTTCGTGTTGGTAAAAACTCTGTTGTGGCTGCCGGATCAGTTGTTGTAGAAGATATACCTGAAAATGTAGTTGTAGCTGGAAGCCCTGCTAAAATCATCAAAACTGTTGATAGCAAAACTAAGGATAAAACTAAATTAATGGATGATTTAAGAAAATAA
- a CDS encoding pyridoxal phosphate-dependent aminotransferase, whose amino-acid sequence MKKLVSNHVENIEISGIRKFYNKVVKIPDALSLTLGQPDFNVPQKIKDAMIKAINENKTAYTSNAGIEELREEISKYLYSNFNIAYEKEEICLTIGGSEALLATFMAFINEGDKVLIPTPAYPAYESCVKLLGGTIVNYELNDDFSINHIRLKEIIEKENPKIMVLSYPCNPTGAILSKEDKEKLYELMKEKNILIISDEIYSSLCFEKEYNSLGQYEDIKEKVIIVNGFSKMFSMTGLRLGYVCAHKKNIDSIIKVHQYNVSCAPSIVQWGALEGLKNSLDDVENMKNEFIKRRDYLYDRLNAMGFEVNMPKGAFYMFPSIKKFNMSSEEFCERLLNEAKVAIVPGSAFGNGGEGFVRISYCYSIERIKESIERLEAWINTL is encoded by the coding sequence ATGAAAAAGTTAGTTTCTAATCATGTAGAAAATATTGAAATATCAGGCATAAGAAAATTTTATAATAAAGTTGTAAAAATTCCAGATGCACTTTCTCTTACTTTAGGTCAGCCAGATTTTAATGTGCCACAGAAAATAAAAGATGCAATGATAAAAGCTATTAATGAAAATAAAACTGCATATACATCTAATGCTGGTATAGAAGAACTAAGAGAAGAAATATCAAAATATTTATATAGCAATTTTAATATAGCTTATGAGAAGGAAGAAATATGCTTAACTATAGGAGGAAGTGAAGCTTTACTTGCCACGTTTATGGCATTTATAAATGAAGGAGATAAGGTGCTTATACCAACTCCCGCATATCCTGCTTATGAAAGTTGTGTAAAACTTTTAGGTGGTACAATAGTTAATTATGAATTAAATGATGATTTTTCTATTAATCACATAAGACTTAAAGAAATTATAGAAAAAGAAAATCCTAAGATTATGGTGTTATCTTATCCATGCAATCCAACAGGTGCAATATTAAGTAAGGAAGATAAAGAAAAATTATATGAATTAATGAAAGAAAAAAATATTTTAATCATAAGTGATGAAATATATAGTTCACTTTGTTTTGAAAAAGAATATAATTCCTTAGGTCAATATGAAGATATTAAAGAAAAAGTGATTATTGTAAATGGGTTTTCAAAGATGTTTTCTATGACAGGACTTAGACTTGGATATGTTTGTGCTCATAAAAAGAATATAGATAGCATTATTAAGGTTCATCAATATAATGTATCTTGTGCACCATCAATTGTTCAATGGGGAGCATTAGAAGGCTTGAAAAATTCACTTGATGATGTAGAAAACATGAAAAATGAGTTTATAAAAAGAAGAGATTACTTATATGATAGATTAAATGCAATGGGATTTGAAGTAAATATGCCTAAAGGAGCATTTTATATGTTTCCAAGTATTAAAAAATTCAATATGAGTAGTGAGGAATTTTGTGAGAGATTATTAAACGAAGCAAAAGTAGCTATTGTTCCTGGATCTGCATTTGGCAATGGCGGAGAAGGTTTTGTTAGAATTTCTTATTGCTATTCAATAGAAAGAATTAAAGAATCCATAGAAAGATTAGAAGCGTGGATTAATACTTTATAA
- a CDS encoding peptide ABC transporter substrate-binding protein has protein sequence MKKKVLAVLLTTALATTMLFTGCGSKQGANGAGNKAAQSGGTLNVDLAEIKTLDSAQGQDTASGTAVNAAFEGLTRVNNKKVELAAAKECKVSDDKKTYTFTLKDLKWTDGKPVTAKDFEYAWKRLVDPKTKAPFSTFINGVVKNATKISTGKGKLEELGVKAKDDKTLVVELEKPVPYFEEQLAHTVLFPQRKDIVEAQGDKYGSDPTKMVFNGPFVIESWQKGGKTILKKNDKYYDTANVKIDKLTFQCIKELPTKYQMFSSKQLDVIQGTGEYAEKLKKDADAGKCNLRVGKSLSSFYMMFNMNGKNKLLMNPKIRLALSLAIDRETYVNKIYKRGFVSYGLIPDTMKCGDKDFRKEVPEPLKAIVNQNKDPKALFIEGLKELKMNPDPSKYTLNYMEQGSDAFYKQCAEYYQNQWKTKLGVNITIKQPASFADYITKCQAGEFEIAMSGWIADFNDPFSMMSCFMKNDGNNHSKYYNPKYEESVKKAEQESDSSKRLELFKQAENILVAEDAGIAPAFSKDVRVAEQKK, from the coding sequence GTGAAGAAGAAAGTACTAGCGGTACTGCTAACTACAGCTTTAGCGACAACTATGTTGTTTACTGGATGTGGAAGCAAACAAGGGGCAAATGGTGCTGGAAATAAAGCAGCACAAAGTGGAGGAACATTAAATGTTGATTTAGCTGAAATTAAAACTTTAGATTCAGCTCAAGGTCAAGATACAGCATCAGGAACTGCTGTAAATGCGGCATTTGAAGGATTAACAAGAGTAAATAACAAGAAGGTAGAGCTTGCTGCAGCAAAAGAGTGTAAAGTATCTGATGATAAAAAGACATATACTTTCACATTAAAAGATTTGAAATGGACAGATGGAAAGCCAGTAACAGCTAAGGATTTTGAATATGCTTGGAAGCGATTAGTTGATCCTAAAACTAAAGCACCATTTTCAACATTTATAAATGGTGTAGTAAAAAATGCTACTAAAATTTCTACTGGAAAAGGTAAATTAGAAGAATTAGGAGTTAAGGCTAAAGATGATAAAACTTTAGTTGTAGAACTTGAAAAACCAGTTCCATATTTTGAGGAGCAATTAGCTCATACAGTATTATTTCCTCAAAGAAAAGATATAGTTGAAGCTCAAGGAGATAAATATGGTTCAGATCCAACTAAAATGGTATTTAATGGACCTTTTGTAATCGAAAGTTGGCAAAAAGGTGGTAAAACTATATTAAAGAAAAATGATAAATATTATGATACAGCAAATGTAAAGATTGATAAACTTACGTTTCAATGTATAAAGGAATTACCAACTAAGTATCAAATGTTTTCATCAAAGCAATTAGATGTAATTCAAGGAACAGGTGAGTATGCAGAAAAGTTAAAAAAGGATGCTGATGCTGGTAAATGTAATTTAAGAGTAGGAAAGTCACTAAGTTCATTTTATATGATGTTTAATATGAATGGTAAAAATAAACTTCTTATGAATCCTAAAATAAGACTGGCGTTATCTTTAGCAATTGACAGAGAGACATATGTAAATAAAATTTATAAAAGAGGATTTGTATCATATGGACTAATTCCAGATACAATGAAATGTGGAGATAAAGATTTTAGAAAAGAAGTACCTGAACCACTAAAAGCAATTGTAAATCAAAATAAAGATCCAAAAGCGTTATTTATAGAAGGTTTAAAAGAACTTAAAATGAATCCAGATCCATCTAAATATACTTTGAATTATATGGAACAAGGTAGTGATGCTTTTTATAAACAATGTGCTGAGTATTATCAAAATCAATGGAAGACAAAATTAGGAGTTAATATAACAATTAAACAACCAGCTAGCTTTGCGGATTATATAACAAAATGTCAAGCGGGAGAATTTGAAATAGCAATGTCAGGATGGATTGCTGATTTTAATGATCCATTTAGTATGATGTCATGTTTCATGAAGAATGATGGTAATAATCATAGTAAATATTATAATCCAAAGTATGAGGAAAGTGTAAAGAAGGCAGAACAAGAAAGTGATTCTAGTAAAAGATTAGAACTATTTAAACAGGCAGAAAACATTCTTGTAGCTGAAGATGCTGGAATAGCACCTGCTTTTAGTAAAGATGTAAGGGTTGCAGAACAGAAAAAATAA
- a CDS encoding ABC transporter permease has protein sequence MAKYILKRIGYMLVTLWVIITATFFLMNSIPGDPVMVKAQKLPPEMQQIMREQYGLDKPLTTRYVIYLKNLTKGQLGDSFITPGYNVQEIIDEKFPNSARLGVQAVCIGLVIGVILGVVAAFRRNTNVDFIVIFLAILGVSIPSFVLAALLQKGFGGGVLPIAGWYDPGDGIEGIKFTILPTLALCFGSLATYARYMRTSVLDVIGKDYIITAKAKGLSQTAIAWKHIIRNAILPIITILGPQLAAIITGSIVIERIFAIPGIGNSMIDAILTNDYNIIMGLTIFYSALYIVALLIVDIMYSVIDPRIRLTGEKR, from the coding sequence ATGGCTAAATATATACTAAAAAGAATAGGTTATATGTTAGTAACACTATGGGTTATAATAACAGCAACTTTTTTCCTAATGAATAGTATACCTGGAGATCCGGTTATGGTAAAGGCTCAAAAATTGCCTCCGGAAATGCAACAAATTATGAGAGAACAATATGGACTTGATAAGCCTTTAACAACTAGATATGTTATATATCTAAAAAATTTAACTAAAGGACAATTAGGAGATTCTTTTATAACTCCTGGATATAATGTTCAGGAGATTATAGATGAAAAGTTTCCCAATTCTGCGAGATTGGGAGTTCAGGCAGTGTGTATTGGGCTTGTTATAGGTGTGATTTTGGGTGTTGTAGCTGCATTTAGAAGAAATACCAATGTTGATTTTATTGTCATATTTCTTGCGATATTAGGTGTTTCTATACCAAGTTTCGTTCTTGCGGCATTACTTCAAAAAGGTTTTGGTGGAGGAGTACTTCCTATAGCAGGATGGTATGATCCTGGTGATGGAATAGAAGGAATTAAATTTACTATACTACCAACATTAGCTTTGTGTTTTGGTAGTTTAGCAACATATGCTAGATATATGAGAACTTCAGTGTTGGATGTTATAGGAAAAGATTATATAATTACTGCTAAAGCAAAAGGACTTTCACAAACGGCAATTGCATGGAAGCATATAATTAGAAATGCTATATTGCCTATAATAACTATATTAGGACCTCAGCTTGCAGCTATAATAACAGGTTCTATAGTAATAGAAAGAATTTTTGCTATTCCTGGAATAGGAAATTCTATGATAGATGCAATACTTACAAATGATTATAATATCATAATGGGGTTAACTATCTTTTATTCAGCTTTATACATTGTAGCTTTATTAATAGTAGATATTATGTATTCGGTGATAGATCCAAGAATAAGACTAACAGGCGAAAAAAGATAG
- a CDS encoding ABC transporter permease: MMELKKDQFEVIGCNDENSEVILRPNMTYWQDAWRRLKQNKVAMFSMGLLLVIIVMCIIGPHITKHGYSEQIAENINLEPNGEYWFGTDNLGRDIFSRLWLGGRVSIAIGVLGTIIEVIIGCIYGGISGYFGGRVDDIMMRIVEILNSIPYMIVVIILSIYLGAGMASLLIALCITGWTGMARMVRGQVLQLKQSEYVLAAQALGGTSSRIILRHLIPNTIGIIIIYMTFDIPGFIFAEAFLSFIGLGIKPPATSWGAMCAAGQSVMDFYPYQLIFPAVAICLTMLAFNLLGDGLRDALDPKLRQ, translated from the coding sequence ATGATGGAATTAAAAAAAGATCAATTTGAAGTGATAGGCTGTAATGATGAAAATTCAGAAGTTATCTTAAGGCCAAACATGACATATTGGCAAGATGCTTGGAGACGACTAAAACAAAATAAAGTAGCCATGTTTTCTATGGGACTACTTTTAGTAATAATAGTTATGTGTATAATAGGACCGCATATTACTAAACATGGTTATTCAGAACAAATAGCAGAAAATATCAACTTAGAACCTAATGGTGAGTATTGGTTTGGGACAGATAATTTAGGAAGAGATATATTTTCAAGGCTTTGGTTAGGTGGAAGAGTATCAATTGCCATTGGTGTATTGGGTACTATAATAGAAGTTATTATAGGTTGTATATATGGTGGAATTAGTGGATACTTTGGTGGCAGAGTAGATGATATAATGATGAGAATAGTTGAGATATTAAATAGTATTCCTTATATGATAGTTGTTATTATACTTTCTATATACTTAGGTGCTGGCATGGCATCATTATTAATTGCTTTATGTATAACTGGATGGACAGGTATGGCTCGTATGGTGAGAGGGCAAGTTCTTCAGTTAAAACAATCAGAATATGTATTAGCAGCTCAAGCATTAGGAGGAACATCTTCAAGAATAATATTAAGACATTTGATTCCTAATACTATAGGAATAATAATTATATATATGACTTTTGATATACCAGGTTTTATATTTGCAGAAGCTTTCTTAAGTTTTATAGGACTTGGAATAAAGCCACCGGCTACAAGTTGGGGTGCGATGTGTGCGGCTGGTCAATCGGTAATGGATTTTTATCCATATCAATTAATATTCCCAGCTGTGGCTATATGTTTAACAATGCTTGCGTTTAATTTATTAGGTGATGGATTAAGAGATGCGTTAGATCCAAAACTTCGTCAGTAA
- a CDS encoding ABC transporter ATP-binding protein, producing MTKLLDVKNLKVSFHTYAGEVQSVRGVNFSLEKGETLAIVGESGCGKTITSKSIMRLIPMPPGEIKEGSEILFEGKDIVKMSEKELRDVRGGKISMIFQDPMTSLNPTMKVGKQIAESLIIHKGMKKQEAMQEALKMLKIVNIPNAEKRINQYPHEFSGGMRQRVMIAIALACDPKILIADEPTTALDVTIQAQIMELIADLQEKLGTAVILITHDLGVVASVAHRIQVMYAGQVVERGTTDEIFYNPKHPYTWALLQSVPRLDTKNKDKLYSLKGTPPDLVQPPKGCPFASRCEYCMKICKDAMPEITKISDTQEVSCWLQHPMAPEVIPPISVGGGTNE from the coding sequence ATGACTAAATTGTTGGATGTAAAAAATTTAAAGGTTTCTTTCCATACTTATGCTGGTGAAGTTCAATCTGTTAGAGGAGTAAACTTTAGTTTGGAAAAAGGAGAAACTTTGGCAATTGTTGGTGAATCAGGATGTGGAAAGACAATAACATCAAAAAGTATAATGAGATTGATTCCAATGCCACCTGGAGAAATTAAAGAAGGATCAGAAATATTATTTGAAGGAAAAGATATTGTAAAAATGTCAGAAAAGGAACTAAGAGATGTAAGGGGTGGGAAGATAAGCATGATATTCCAAGATCCTATGACTTCTCTTAATCCAACTATGAAAGTAGGTAAACAAATAGCAGAAAGTTTAATTATTCATAAAGGAATGAAAAAACAAGAAGCTATGCAAGAAGCATTAAAAATGCTAAAGATTGTAAATATACCTAATGCAGAGAAAAGAATTAATCAATATCCTCATGAGTTTTCGGGTGGAATGAGACAAAGGGTTATGATTGCTATAGCTCTTGCATGTGACCCTAAGATATTAATTGCAGATGAACCTACAACTGCGCTAGATGTAACTATACAAGCTCAAATAATGGAGCTTATAGCCGATCTTCAAGAAAAGTTGGGAACAGCAGTTATATTGATAACTCATGATTTAGGGGTTGTTGCAAGTGTTGCTCATAGAATACAGGTTATGTATGCGGGTCAAGTTGTAGAAAGAGGAACTACTGATGAAATATTCTATAATCCAAAACATCCATATACATGGGCGCTATTGCAGTCAGTTCCAAGGTTAGATACTAAGAATAAAGATAAATTATATTCTTTAAAAGGAACACCACCAGATTTGGTACAGCCTCCAAAGGGATGTCCTTTTGCTTCTAGATGTGAATATTGTATGAAAATTTGTAAGGATGCTATGCCAGAGATAACTAAGATCAGTGATACACAGGAGGTTTCATGTTGGTTACAACATCCTATGGCACCAGAGGTAATTCCTCCAATAAGTGTAGGGGGTGGAACTAATGAATAG
- a CDS encoding ABC transporter ATP-binding protein gives MNSDNLNKNNNEHLVEVKNLKKYFKVGKNATLKAVDDVSFNIKKGETLGLVGESGCGKTTCGRTVLGLYSATEGEVLFEGLNIHGLKGKDKRDFTKHAQIIFQDPYASLDPRMTVGDIIAEGIDIHGLYTGQERTDKIYKLLDLVGLNKEHASRFPHEFSGGQRQRIGIARALAVEPKFIVCDEPISALDVSIQAQVVNLLIELQRKFDLTYLFIAHDLSMVKHISDRVGVMYLGNMVELADSEKLYSKPLHPYTQALLSAIPFPDPEAEKSRNRIMLEGEVPSPINPKPGCRFAARCKYATDECTNKRPDFIEIEPGHFVACHLVKSSK, from the coding sequence ATGAATAGTGATAATTTAAATAAAAATAATAATGAGCATTTAGTAGAAGTTAAGAACTTAAAGAAATATTTTAAAGTAGGTAAAAATGCTACATTAAAAGCAGTAGATGATGTAAGTTTTAATATAAAAAAGGGTGAAACTTTAGGTTTAGTTGGAGAATCAGGATGTGGAAAGACTACTTGTGGTAGAACTGTACTTGGACTTTATTCTGCAACAGAGGGTGAAGTTTTATTTGAAGGTTTAAATATACATGGACTTAAAGGAAAAGATAAAAGAGATTTTACAAAACATGCTCAAATAATATTTCAAGATCCATATGCTTCATTAGATCCTAGAATGACAGTAGGAGACATAATAGCAGAGGGAATAGATATTCATGGGTTATATACTGGTCAGGAAAGAACAGATAAGATTTATAAGTTACTTGATCTTGTAGGATTGAATAAAGAACATGCTTCAAGATTTCCTCACGAATTTTCAGGGGGTCAAAGGCAAAGAATAGGTATAGCAAGAGCCCTTGCTGTTGAACCTAAATTTATAGTTTGTGATGAGCCTATTTCAGCTCTTGACGTTTCTATACAAGCTCAAGTAGTAAACTTACTTATTGAACTTCAAAGAAAATTTGATTTAACGTATCTCTTTATAGCACATGATTTATCTATGGTTAAGCATATTTCAGATAGAGTAGGTGTTATGTATTTAGGAAATATGGTGGAGCTCGCTGATAGTGAAAAATTATATTCAAAACCACTTCATCCATATACTCAAGCTTTACTTTCAGCTATACCATTTCCAGATCCAGAAGCTGAAAAATCAAGAAATAGAATAATGTTAGAAGGTGAAGTACCTAGTCCAATAAATCCTAAACCAGGATGTAGATTTGCGGCAAGATGTAAATATGCTACAGATGAATGTACAAATAAAAGACCAGATTTTATAGAAATAGAGCCAGGACATTTTGTTGCATGTCATTTAGTGAAGTCTTCTAAATAA